Proteins from a genomic interval of Micropterus dolomieu isolate WLL.071019.BEF.003 ecotype Adirondacks linkage group LG16, ASM2129224v1, whole genome shotgun sequence:
- the LOC123985086 gene encoding endosome/lysosome-associated apoptosis and autophagy regulator family member 2-like isoform X1, with amino-acid sequence MREQVWASWFLRCLLLIITAHTSSVSADRDLRPCDETDYYYQYTECDSTGSRWRVAIPLNPGSCSDLPPPTRGTDCSFSCPAGMFLEMTTQQCTPCAAGSYSLGSGLRFDQWDAIPAGFTSVASFMDPGPNGEDIQACNSSTWSPQGVYLESNRDECTVSLVYAVHLEKQGSVSFTYQYPDNNIFFEFYVQNEQCQEMAQTDDQKWIKVTKNGEWDTHTVNLKSGTNILYWRTTGILVGGGKMVKPVLLKNIQIEGVAYTSECFPCRPGWFSSDPGSSSCQPCPSNTFSIKDASSCTRCPEHHYSHEGWAECKARPPCSEKDYFQIHTACDSEGKTQVLYRWVEPKICVENVTGAVELPATGQREPCPPCNPGYYNSIDSTCLPCPPGTHSDGTYECTECPAGTEPVLGYQYKWWNVLPSNMKTSCFNVGNSKCDDMNGWEVAGDHIRSGAGSSDNDYLILSLHVPGFKVPASLSGMTGSEFGQISFVFETICSADCELYFMMDVNRKSTTVVESWEGSKGKQSYSHSMTRNASVTYTWAFQRTNHALDMRRYVSDMVKLYSISVTNVLDGVASACRACALVPQNSQRASSSCVPCPAGFYIDRDTNRCQECPPNTHLAGRHTYGQDACVACGPGSVSNKEHSRCYSDCFFSHTENNRTLTFDLSPLSDVASMTIGPSFTSKGTKYLHLFNISLCGHEGKRAAICTDNVTDVSSVDDQSDMAQFVNSVDSFICQSTIIPADGRGFRMAISSQSISLADTFIGATVDTVMDGVNAKPDLFPENSKDVPDINFFYRSTQATASCDQGRSSVITVRCNPEKSERGELSVPSSCPAGTCDGCTFHFLWESASACPRCAEDDYHQIEGACKRGIQETLYVWNEPKLCTKGVSLPPRSSSPCEAIALWLKVGVGGGAFVAVLLISLTCYFWKKNKRLEYKYSRLVMSANKECELPAADSCALAEGEEPDDDVVYTKKPSLLGKLRAIANKHQDGERSESVQLNSSQSDRWVLG; translated from the exons ATGCGGGAGCAGGTGTGGGCCTCCTGGTTTCTCCGCTGCCTTTTACTCATAATCACCGCTCACACATCATCCGTGTCCGCAGACAGAGACCTGCGGCCGTGCGATGAG ACAGACTACTACTACCAGTACACAGAGTGTGACAGCACAGGGTCACGATGGAGGGTTGCCATCCCTCTCAATCCAGGCTCCTGCTCAGATCTTCCACCTCCGACCAGAGGAACAGACTGTT CTTTCTCCTGTCCAGCTGGGATGTTTCTAGAGATGACCACACAGCAGTGCACACCCTGTGCGGCCGGCTCCTATTCGCTGGGCAGTGGCCTCCGTTTTGACCAATGGGACGCCATCCCTGCAGGTTTCACCAGTGTGGCCAGCTTCATGGACCCCGGCCCAAATGGGGAGGACATTCAGGCCTGTAACAG CTCAACATGGTCGCCACAGGGTGTGTATCTGGAGTCGAATCGCGATGAGTGCACAGTGTCTTTGGTTTACGCCGTCCATCTGGAGAAACAGGGCTCCGTCTCCTTCACCTACCAGTACCCTGacaacaacattttctttgagTTTTAT GTCCAGAACGAGCAGTGTCAGGAAATGGCCCAGACTGATGACCAGAAGTGGATTAAAGTCACTAAAAATGGAgaatgggacacacacaca gtgAATCTGAAGTCAGGTACGAACATCCTGTATTGGAGAACAACTGGTATCCTGGTGGGAGGAGGAAAGATGGTCAAACCTGTGCTGCTCAAGAACATCCAAATAGAGG GTGTAGCCTACACATCAGAGTGTTTTCCATGCCGGCCCGGCTGGTTCAGTTCAGACCCCGGCTCCTCATCCTGTCAGCCCTGTCCCAGCAACACCTTCTCCATAAAGGACGCGTCCTCCTGTACACGCTGCCCTGAACACCACTACTCAC ATGAGGGATGGGCTGAATGTAAGGCGAGGCCGCCATGCTCAGAGAAGGATTACTTCCAGATCCACACAGCCTGCGACAGCGAAGGAAAG ACGCAAGTGTTATATCGTTGGGTGGAGCCAAAAATCTGTGTTGAGAACGTCACAGGGGCCGTGGAGCTGCCTGCAACTGGGCAGAGAGAGCCATGCCCTCCGTGCAACCCCGGCTACTACAACAGCATTGACTCCACCTGTTTACCCTGCCCACCTGGAACCCACTCAGACGGCACCTACG AGTGCACTGAGTGCCCTGCAGGTACAGAGCCAGTGTTAGGTTACCAGTATAAATGGTGGAATGTGTTGCCTTCCAATATGAAGACTTCCTGTTTCAACGTGGGCAACTCCAAATGTGACGACATGAATG GCTGGGAGGTTGCAGGGGACCACATTCGCAGTGGAGCAGGTAGTTCAGACAATGACTATCTCATCCTCAGCCTGCATGTGCCTGGCTTCAA GGTCCCAGCCTCACTTTCAGGGATGACCGGTAGTGAGTTTGGCCAGATAAGCTTTGTGTTTGAGACCATCTGCTCTGCTGATTGTGAGCTCTACTTCATGAtg GATGTGAACAGAAAGAGCACCACAGTGGTGGAGTCCTGGGAAGGCAGTAAGGGGAAACAGTCGTACTCGCACAGCATGACCAGGAACGCCTCTGTCACGTATACATGGGCTTTCCAGAGGACTAACCATGCTCTGGAC atGCGTCGTTATGTCAGTGACATGGTGAAGCTGTACTCCATCAGCGTGACTAACGTCCTGGATGGGGTGGCATCAGCATGTCGGGCCTGCGCTCTGGTACCCCAGAACTCCCAGCGGGCCAGCTCCTCCTGTGTTCCCTGCCCTGCTGGTTTTTACATCGACAGAGACACCAACCGGTGCCAGGAGTGCCCGCCCAACACACACCTGGCAGGGCGCCACACCTACGGCCAGGACGCGTGTGTAGCCTGTGGTCCTGGAAGTGTAAGCAATAAG gAACACTCTCGGTGCTACAGCGACTGCTTCTTCTCCCACACAGAGAACAACCGTacgctgacctttgacctcagccCCCTGAGTGATGTGGCCTCGATGACCATCGGGCCGAGTTTCACCTCTAAAGGCACAAAGTACCTTCACCTGTTCAACATTAGCCTGTGTGGACACGAG GGGAAGAGAGCTGCTATCTGCACAGATAACGTCACCGACGTGTCCAGCGTGGACGACCAGAGCGACATGGCTCAGTTTGTCAACTCAGTCGACAGCTTCATCTGTCAATCAACCATCATCCCAGCAGATGGGCGGGGCTTCAGGATGGCCATTTCCTCACAGTCCATCAGCCTTGCAGACACTTTCATCG GAGCAACAGTAGATACCGTCATGGATGGCGTGAACGCTAAACCAGATCTTTTTCCTGAAAATTCAAAGGATGTACCAGACATCAACTTTTTCTACAG GTCAACGCAGGCAACGGCGTCATGTGATCAGGGTCGCAGCTCAGTCATCACTGTTCGCTGTAACCCCGAGAAGTCTGAACGAGGAGAACTCTCTGTGCCCAG ctcgTGTCCTGCAGGAACATGTGATGGATGTACGTTTCACTTCCTGTGGGAGAGCGCCAGTGCCTGTCCGCGCTGCGCCGAGGACGACTACCACCAGATAGAGGGAGCGTGCAAAAGAGGCAtccag GAAACTCTGTATGTGTGGAACGAGCCAAAGTTGTGCACCAAAGGTGTATCGTTGCCTCCTAGAAGCTCCTCTCCGTGCGAGGCCATCGCTCTGTGGCTGAAGGTCGGGGTCGGTGGCGGAGCCTTCGTGGCCGTGCTGCTCATCTCTCTCACCTGCTATTTCTGGAAGAAAAACAAGAG GCTGGAGTACAAGTACTCTCGTCTGGTGATGTCTGCCAACAAGGAGTGTGAGCTGCCAGCAGCAGACAGCTGTGCCCTGGCTGAAGGGGAGGAACCTGACGATGATGTGGTTTACACCAAGAAACCCTCCCTGCTGGGGAAACTCCGAGCCATCGCTAACAAG CATCAGGATGGGGAGAGGAGCGAGTCTGTTCAGCTGAACTCCTCCCAGTCTGATCGATGGGTCCTGGGTTAA
- the LOC123985086 gene encoding endosome/lysosome-associated apoptosis and autophagy regulator family member 2-like isoform X2, whose amino-acid sequence MIRDVNGTDYYYQYTECDSTGSRWRVAIPLNPGSCSDLPPPTRGTDCSFSCPAGMFLEMTTQQCTPCAAGSYSLGSGLRFDQWDAIPAGFTSVASFMDPGPNGEDIQACNSSTWSPQGVYLESNRDECTVSLVYAVHLEKQGSVSFTYQYPDNNIFFEFYVQNEQCQEMAQTDDQKWIKVTKNGEWDTHTVNLKSGTNILYWRTTGILVGGGKMVKPVLLKNIQIEGVAYTSECFPCRPGWFSSDPGSSSCQPCPSNTFSIKDASSCTRCPEHHYSHEGWAECKARPPCSEKDYFQIHTACDSEGKTQVLYRWVEPKICVENVTGAVELPATGQREPCPPCNPGYYNSIDSTCLPCPPGTHSDGTYECTECPAGTEPVLGYQYKWWNVLPSNMKTSCFNVGNSKCDDMNGWEVAGDHIRSGAGSSDNDYLILSLHVPGFKVPASLSGMTGSEFGQISFVFETICSADCELYFMMDVNRKSTTVVESWEGSKGKQSYSHSMTRNASVTYTWAFQRTNHALDMRRYVSDMVKLYSISVTNVLDGVASACRACALVPQNSQRASSSCVPCPAGFYIDRDTNRCQECPPNTHLAGRHTYGQDACVACGPGSVSNKEHSRCYSDCFFSHTENNRTLTFDLSPLSDVASMTIGPSFTSKGTKYLHLFNISLCGHEGKRAAICTDNVTDVSSVDDQSDMAQFVNSVDSFICQSTIIPADGRGFRMAISSQSISLADTFIGATVDTVMDGVNAKPDLFPENSKDVPDINFFYRSTQATASCDQGRSSVITVRCNPEKSERGELSVPSSCPAGTCDGCTFHFLWESASACPRCAEDDYHQIEGACKRGIQETLYVWNEPKLCTKGVSLPPRSSSPCEAIALWLKVGVGGGAFVAVLLISLTCYFWKKNKRLEYKYSRLVMSANKECELPAADSCALAEGEEPDDDVVYTKKPSLLGKLRAIANKHQDGERSESVQLNSSQSDRWVLG is encoded by the exons aTGATCCGGGATGTTAATGGG ACAGACTACTACTACCAGTACACAGAGTGTGACAGCACAGGGTCACGATGGAGGGTTGCCATCCCTCTCAATCCAGGCTCCTGCTCAGATCTTCCACCTCCGACCAGAGGAACAGACTGTT CTTTCTCCTGTCCAGCTGGGATGTTTCTAGAGATGACCACACAGCAGTGCACACCCTGTGCGGCCGGCTCCTATTCGCTGGGCAGTGGCCTCCGTTTTGACCAATGGGACGCCATCCCTGCAGGTTTCACCAGTGTGGCCAGCTTCATGGACCCCGGCCCAAATGGGGAGGACATTCAGGCCTGTAACAG CTCAACATGGTCGCCACAGGGTGTGTATCTGGAGTCGAATCGCGATGAGTGCACAGTGTCTTTGGTTTACGCCGTCCATCTGGAGAAACAGGGCTCCGTCTCCTTCACCTACCAGTACCCTGacaacaacattttctttgagTTTTAT GTCCAGAACGAGCAGTGTCAGGAAATGGCCCAGACTGATGACCAGAAGTGGATTAAAGTCACTAAAAATGGAgaatgggacacacacaca gtgAATCTGAAGTCAGGTACGAACATCCTGTATTGGAGAACAACTGGTATCCTGGTGGGAGGAGGAAAGATGGTCAAACCTGTGCTGCTCAAGAACATCCAAATAGAGG GTGTAGCCTACACATCAGAGTGTTTTCCATGCCGGCCCGGCTGGTTCAGTTCAGACCCCGGCTCCTCATCCTGTCAGCCCTGTCCCAGCAACACCTTCTCCATAAAGGACGCGTCCTCCTGTACACGCTGCCCTGAACACCACTACTCAC ATGAGGGATGGGCTGAATGTAAGGCGAGGCCGCCATGCTCAGAGAAGGATTACTTCCAGATCCACACAGCCTGCGACAGCGAAGGAAAG ACGCAAGTGTTATATCGTTGGGTGGAGCCAAAAATCTGTGTTGAGAACGTCACAGGGGCCGTGGAGCTGCCTGCAACTGGGCAGAGAGAGCCATGCCCTCCGTGCAACCCCGGCTACTACAACAGCATTGACTCCACCTGTTTACCCTGCCCACCTGGAACCCACTCAGACGGCACCTACG AGTGCACTGAGTGCCCTGCAGGTACAGAGCCAGTGTTAGGTTACCAGTATAAATGGTGGAATGTGTTGCCTTCCAATATGAAGACTTCCTGTTTCAACGTGGGCAACTCCAAATGTGACGACATGAATG GCTGGGAGGTTGCAGGGGACCACATTCGCAGTGGAGCAGGTAGTTCAGACAATGACTATCTCATCCTCAGCCTGCATGTGCCTGGCTTCAA GGTCCCAGCCTCACTTTCAGGGATGACCGGTAGTGAGTTTGGCCAGATAAGCTTTGTGTTTGAGACCATCTGCTCTGCTGATTGTGAGCTCTACTTCATGAtg GATGTGAACAGAAAGAGCACCACAGTGGTGGAGTCCTGGGAAGGCAGTAAGGGGAAACAGTCGTACTCGCACAGCATGACCAGGAACGCCTCTGTCACGTATACATGGGCTTTCCAGAGGACTAACCATGCTCTGGAC atGCGTCGTTATGTCAGTGACATGGTGAAGCTGTACTCCATCAGCGTGACTAACGTCCTGGATGGGGTGGCATCAGCATGTCGGGCCTGCGCTCTGGTACCCCAGAACTCCCAGCGGGCCAGCTCCTCCTGTGTTCCCTGCCCTGCTGGTTTTTACATCGACAGAGACACCAACCGGTGCCAGGAGTGCCCGCCCAACACACACCTGGCAGGGCGCCACACCTACGGCCAGGACGCGTGTGTAGCCTGTGGTCCTGGAAGTGTAAGCAATAAG gAACACTCTCGGTGCTACAGCGACTGCTTCTTCTCCCACACAGAGAACAACCGTacgctgacctttgacctcagccCCCTGAGTGATGTGGCCTCGATGACCATCGGGCCGAGTTTCACCTCTAAAGGCACAAAGTACCTTCACCTGTTCAACATTAGCCTGTGTGGACACGAG GGGAAGAGAGCTGCTATCTGCACAGATAACGTCACCGACGTGTCCAGCGTGGACGACCAGAGCGACATGGCTCAGTTTGTCAACTCAGTCGACAGCTTCATCTGTCAATCAACCATCATCCCAGCAGATGGGCGGGGCTTCAGGATGGCCATTTCCTCACAGTCCATCAGCCTTGCAGACACTTTCATCG GAGCAACAGTAGATACCGTCATGGATGGCGTGAACGCTAAACCAGATCTTTTTCCTGAAAATTCAAAGGATGTACCAGACATCAACTTTTTCTACAG GTCAACGCAGGCAACGGCGTCATGTGATCAGGGTCGCAGCTCAGTCATCACTGTTCGCTGTAACCCCGAGAAGTCTGAACGAGGAGAACTCTCTGTGCCCAG ctcgTGTCCTGCAGGAACATGTGATGGATGTACGTTTCACTTCCTGTGGGAGAGCGCCAGTGCCTGTCCGCGCTGCGCCGAGGACGACTACCACCAGATAGAGGGAGCGTGCAAAAGAGGCAtccag GAAACTCTGTATGTGTGGAACGAGCCAAAGTTGTGCACCAAAGGTGTATCGTTGCCTCCTAGAAGCTCCTCTCCGTGCGAGGCCATCGCTCTGTGGCTGAAGGTCGGGGTCGGTGGCGGAGCCTTCGTGGCCGTGCTGCTCATCTCTCTCACCTGCTATTTCTGGAAGAAAAACAAGAG GCTGGAGTACAAGTACTCTCGTCTGGTGATGTCTGCCAACAAGGAGTGTGAGCTGCCAGCAGCAGACAGCTGTGCCCTGGCTGAAGGGGAGGAACCTGACGATGATGTGGTTTACACCAAGAAACCCTCCCTGCTGGGGAAACTCCGAGCCATCGCTAACAAG CATCAGGATGGGGAGAGGAGCGAGTCTGTTCAGCTGAACTCCTCCCAGTCTGATCGATGGGTCCTGGGTTAA